One Chitinophaga sp. Cy-1792 genomic window, ATAAAGTAGTGATAAAAGCATTGAACATACCCGGCACAAAGTGCAGGCAGCTCACCTGATGACGCGCAATCAACGCACGTAAACGTTCCGGTGCACCGATATCATCTTTATGGCACAACACCATACGCGCGCCCCAACACAGCGGCAGGAACAATTCCCATACCGATACATCAAAGGTGAAGGTGGTCTTCTGCAGGATGATGTCTGCTGCACTAAACTGATAGTGCTGCCACATCCACTCCAATCTGTTTACCACGCCACGATGCTCCAGCATACAGCCTTTCGGCCGGCCAGTAGAACCAGAAGTATAGATCACATAAG contains:
- a CDS encoding AMP-binding protein; protein product: YVIYTSGSTGRPKGCMLEHRGVVNRLEWMWQHYQFSAADIILQKTTFTFDVSVWELFLPLCWGARMVLCHKDDIGAPERLRALIARHQVSCLHFVPGMFNAFITTL